One segment of Streptomyces bathyalis DNA contains the following:
- a CDS encoding MFS transporter — protein MPAARDAPVKGPLPHTGWRRLMMDTRPLRHLPFRRLWSSTAVTAVGSQLTAVAVPKQVYDITGSSAWVGYASFAGLIPLVLFALWGGAIADTVDRRKLLLVTNTGIAVTSLLFWVQAATGAESVLVLMVLLASQQAFFGMNQTTRGASVARLVPMEELPAANALMSTVGSVGMVFGPLLAGALIPVIGLPELYLIDAVGLCAAMWAVWRLPALPPLPRTGTETAAAAPRLAGWREVAAGLRYITASRVLLLSFVADIVAMVFGMPRALFPQLAATTYSPWGEGLALGLLFAAIPIGAVAGGLFSGTFSRARNHGVMVIAGVVAWGVAVVGSGLSSNLWWAAGFLVAGGVADMVAMVFRGAILQSVATDDMRGRMQGVFLVVVAGGPRVADLVHGMAGAALGTRTAVTVGGLLVVVTMLALAVTMPALRRYRA, from the coding sequence GTGCCGGCAGCACGGGACGCACCGGTCAAGGGCCCGCTGCCGCACACCGGTTGGCGGCGGCTGATGATGGACACCCGCCCGCTGCGCCACCTGCCCTTCCGCCGGCTGTGGTCCTCCACGGCAGTCACCGCCGTCGGCAGCCAGCTGACCGCCGTTGCCGTGCCCAAGCAGGTGTACGACATCACCGGCTCCTCGGCCTGGGTCGGCTACGCCAGCTTCGCCGGACTGATCCCGCTCGTACTCTTCGCGCTCTGGGGCGGCGCGATCGCCGACACCGTGGACCGGCGCAAGCTGCTGCTCGTCACCAACACCGGCATCGCCGTCACCTCGCTGCTGTTCTGGGTGCAGGCGGCCACCGGCGCCGAGTCGGTCCTGGTGCTGATGGTGCTGCTGGCGTCGCAGCAGGCGTTCTTCGGCATGAACCAGACCACGCGCGGTGCCTCCGTCGCCCGGCTCGTGCCCATGGAGGAACTGCCCGCCGCGAACGCGCTGATGTCGACCGTGGGGTCCGTCGGCATGGTCTTCGGCCCCCTGCTGGCAGGCGCACTCATCCCGGTCATCGGGCTGCCGGAGCTGTATCTCATCGATGCGGTGGGACTGTGCGCGGCGATGTGGGCGGTATGGCGGCTGCCCGCCCTGCCGCCGCTGCCCCGGACCGGGACGGAGACCGCGGCCGCTGCCCCGCGCCTCGCGGGCTGGCGTGAAGTGGCGGCCGGATTGCGGTACATCACCGCCAGCCGGGTGCTGCTGCTCTCCTTCGTGGCCGACATCGTCGCCATGGTCTTCGGCATGCCCCGCGCTCTCTTTCCGCAACTCGCCGCCACGACCTACTCGCCGTGGGGCGAAGGGCTCGCCCTGGGTCTGCTGTTCGCGGCGATCCCGATCGGAGCGGTCGCGGGCGGGCTGTTCTCCGGGACCTTCTCCCGGGCGCGCAACCACGGCGTCATGGTCATCGCCGGCGTGGTCGCCTGGGGGGTCGCCGTCGTGGGCAGCGGCCTGAGTTCGAACCTCTGGTGGGCGGCCGGCTTCCTCGTGGCGGGCGGCGTCGCCGACATGGTCGCCATGGTCTTCCGCGGCGCCATCCTCCAGTCCGTGGCCACCGACGACATGCGGGGCCGCATGCAGGGGGTGTTCCTGGTCGTGGTGGCGGGCGGCCCGCGAGTGGCCGACCTGGTGCACGGCATGGCCGGCGCCGCCCTTGGCACGCGTACGGCCGTCACCGTCGGCGGCCTTCTGGTCGTCGTCACCATGCTGGCCCTGGCGGTCACGATGCCGGCGCTTCGCCGATACCGGGCCTGA
- a CDS encoding pyruvate carboxylase, translated as MFRKVLVANRGEIAIRAFRAGYELGMRTVAVFPHEDRNSLHRLKADEAHEIGEPGHPVRAYLSIEAIVQAARTAGADAIYPGYGFLSENPDLARACEEAGVTFVGPSAEILELTGNKARAVAAARAAGVPVLDSSEPSTDVNELVRAGQGLGFPLFVKAVAGGGGRGMRRVEDPGMLRESIETAAREAESAFGDPTVFLEKAVVQPRHIEVQILADGQGDVIHLFERDCSVQRRHQKVVELAPAPHLDPQVREQICKDAVAFARQIGYRNAGTVEFLLDRNGRHVFIEMNPRIQVEHTVTEEVTDIDLVQAQLRIAAGETLADLGLSQETVQLRGAALQCRITTEDPANDFRPDTGTISAYRSPGGSGIRLDGGTTHAGTAISAHFDSMLVKLTCRGRDLTTAIGRARRAAAEFRIRGVATNIPFLQALLDDPDFRAGQITTSFIEQRPYLLTARPSADRGSKLLTYLADITVNKPNGERPRLIDPATKLPQLPEGEPPAGTKQKLVELGPEGFARWLREKPTVGVTDTTFRDAHQSLLATRVRTKDILAVAPVLARTMPQLLSLECWGGATYDVALRFLAEDPWERLAQLREAVPNICLQMLLRGRNTVGYTPYPTEVTSAFVKEAAATGVDIFRIFDALNDIGQMRPAIEAVRETGSAIAEVALCYTSDLNDPAEKLYTLDYYLKLAAKAVDAGAQVLAVKDMAGLLRAPAATRLVSALRRGFDLPVHIHTHDTAGGQLATYLAAIQAGADAVDGAVASMAGTTSQPSLSSIVAATDHSDRPTGLDLRAVGDLEPYWESVRKIYAPFEAGLTSPTGRVYHHEIPGGQLSNLRTQAIALGLGQRFEEVEAMYEAADRILGRLVKVTPSSKVVGDLALHLVGAGVSPQAFEAEPHTFDIPDSVISFLRGELGDPPGGWPEPFRTKALQGRADPKPVQQLSAEDRKELKEDPRAALNRLLFPGPTKSFEAHREAYGDTSVLESRDFFYGLHPGKEYAVDLEPGVRLLIELEAVGDADERGMRTVMSTLNGQLRPIQVRDTSAASDVPPTEKADKSNPGHVAAPFAGVVTLAVAEGDTVEAGATVATIEAMKMEAAITAPMGGTVSRLASNAIQQVEGGDLLVELT; from the coding sequence ATGTTCCGCAAGGTGTTGGTCGCCAACCGTGGTGAGATTGCCATTCGCGCGTTCCGTGCGGGCTACGAACTGGGCATGCGTACCGTCGCGGTCTTCCCGCACGAGGACCGCAATTCGCTGCACCGGCTGAAAGCCGACGAGGCCCATGAGATCGGCGAGCCCGGACACCCGGTGCGGGCCTATCTCTCCATCGAGGCCATCGTCCAGGCGGCGCGCACGGCGGGTGCGGATGCGATCTACCCGGGCTACGGGTTCCTGTCCGAGAATCCCGACCTCGCCCGTGCGTGCGAGGAGGCTGGTGTCACGTTCGTCGGCCCCAGCGCCGAGATCCTGGAGCTGACCGGTAACAAGGCCCGAGCAGTGGCCGCGGCCCGCGCGGCAGGGGTGCCGGTGCTCGATTCCTCCGAACCTTCCACGGACGTGAACGAACTGGTACGTGCGGGGCAGGGTCTCGGCTTCCCCCTCTTCGTCAAAGCTGTCGCCGGAGGCGGAGGGCGCGGCATGAGGAGGGTCGAAGACCCCGGAATGCTGCGCGAGTCCATCGAGACGGCAGCCCGCGAGGCCGAATCCGCGTTCGGGGACCCGACGGTTTTCCTGGAGAAGGCCGTGGTCCAGCCCCGGCACATCGAGGTGCAGATCCTCGCCGACGGTCAGGGCGACGTCATCCATCTGTTCGAGCGTGACTGCTCAGTGCAGCGCCGCCACCAGAAGGTGGTCGAGCTGGCACCCGCCCCACACCTCGACCCCCAGGTGCGCGAGCAGATCTGCAAGGACGCGGTGGCCTTCGCGCGGCAGATCGGTTACCGCAACGCGGGGACCGTGGAATTCCTGCTCGACCGCAACGGCCGGCACGTGTTCATCGAGATGAACCCGCGCATCCAGGTCGAGCACACGGTGACCGAGGAAGTCACCGATATCGATCTCGTACAGGCCCAGTTGCGCATCGCCGCCGGCGAGACACTGGCCGACCTCGGACTGTCGCAGGAGACCGTCCAACTGCGCGGTGCCGCGCTGCAGTGCCGCATCACCACCGAGGACCCGGCCAACGACTTCCGCCCCGACACCGGCACGATCAGCGCCTACCGCTCGCCGGGCGGCTCCGGCATCCGGCTCGACGGCGGCACCACCCACGCCGGTACGGCGATCAGTGCGCACTTCGACTCGATGCTGGTCAAACTCACCTGCCGAGGCCGGGACCTCACCACCGCGATCGGCCGCGCCCGGCGCGCCGCGGCCGAGTTCCGCATCCGCGGGGTGGCCACCAACATCCCGTTCCTGCAGGCGCTGCTCGACGATCCGGACTTCCGAGCCGGGCAGATCACCACATCCTTCATCGAGCAACGCCCGTACCTGCTCACCGCGCGCCCCTCCGCCGACCGGGGCTCGAAGCTGCTCACCTACCTCGCCGACATCACGGTCAACAAGCCCAACGGCGAACGGCCGCGGCTGATCGACCCGGCCACCAAACTGCCGCAACTGCCCGAGGGCGAGCCGCCGGCCGGCACCAAGCAGAAGCTCGTGGAACTCGGCCCGGAGGGATTCGCCCGATGGCTGCGCGAGAAGCCCACCGTCGGCGTCACCGACACCACCTTCCGGGACGCACACCAGTCGTTGCTCGCCACCCGCGTGCGCACGAAGGACATCCTTGCCGTGGCCCCGGTGCTCGCACGCACCATGCCGCAGTTGCTGTCCCTGGAGTGCTGGGGCGGCGCCACATACGACGTCGCGCTGCGCTTCCTCGCCGAGGACCCGTGGGAGCGCCTGGCCCAGCTGCGCGAAGCCGTGCCCAACATCTGCCTGCAAATGCTCCTGCGCGGCCGCAACACCGTGGGCTACACGCCGTATCCGACAGAAGTGACCAGCGCATTCGTGAAGGAGGCGGCAGCCACCGGCGTCGACATCTTCCGGATCTTCGACGCGCTCAACGACATCGGGCAGATGAGGCCCGCCATCGAGGCCGTCCGCGAGACCGGTTCCGCGATCGCCGAGGTCGCGCTGTGCTACACCTCGGACCTCAATGATCCCGCGGAGAAGCTGTACACCCTGGACTACTACCTCAAGCTGGCAGCAAAGGCCGTGGACGCGGGCGCACAGGTGCTGGCGGTCAAGGACATGGCCGGCCTGCTGCGCGCCCCGGCCGCCACGCGTCTCGTTTCCGCGCTGCGCAGGGGATTCGACCTGCCGGTCCACATCCACACCCACGACACCGCAGGTGGCCAGCTCGCCACATATCTCGCCGCGATCCAGGCGGGTGCCGACGCGGTGGACGGGGCGGTGGCCTCCATGGCGGGGACCACGTCCCAGCCGTCGTTGTCGTCGATCGTCGCGGCAACTGATCATTCCGACCGGCCGACAGGGCTGGACCTGCGGGCGGTCGGTGATCTGGAGCCGTACTGGGAGAGCGTCCGGAAGATCTACGCGCCCTTCGAGGCCGGACTGACGTCACCCACCGGACGGGTCTACCACCACGAGATCCCCGGGGGGCAGTTGTCCAACCTGCGTACGCAGGCGATCGCACTCGGTCTGGGCCAGCGTTTCGAGGAGGTCGAGGCGATGTACGAAGCCGCTGACAGGATCCTCGGACGGCTCGTGAAGGTCACGCCCTCGTCGAAGGTGGTGGGCGATCTCGCGCTGCACCTGGTCGGAGCAGGCGTTTCGCCGCAGGCATTCGAGGCCGAGCCGCACACATTCGACATCCCGGACTCGGTCATCAGCTTCCTGCGCGGCGAACTGGGCGACCCGCCGGGCGGATGGCCGGAGCCGTTCCGCACCAAGGCGCTGCAAGGCCGCGCCGATCCCAAGCCGGTACAGCAGCTGTCCGCAGAGGACCGCAAGGAATTGAAGGAGGACCCGCGAGCGGCGCTGAACCGGCTGCTGTTCCCCGGCCCGACGAAGAGCTTCGAAGCGCACCGCGAGGCGTACGGCGACACGAGCGTGCTGGAGAGCCGGGACTTCTTCTACGGCCTGCACCCGGGGAAGGAGTATGCGGTTGACCTTGAGCCCGGGGTCCGGCTGCTCATCGAGCTGGAAGCGGTGGGCGACGCCGACGAACGGGGCATGCGCACCGTGATGTCGACCCTGAACGGTCAACTGCGGCCGATCCAGGTGCGGGACACCTCCGCGGCATCCGACGTCCCGCCGACGGAGAAGGCCGACAAGTCCAACCCGGGCCACGTCGCCGCGCCATTCGCCGGCGTGGTCACGCTCGCGGTCGCCGAGGGCGACACGGTCGAGGCCGGGGCCACCGTGGCCACCATCGAAGCGATGAAGATGGAAGCCGCCATCACCGCCCCGATGGGCGGGACGGTCTCACGCCTGGCCAGCAACGCCATCCAGCAGGTGGAAGGCGGAGACCTGCTCGTCGAGCTCACCTGA
- the argC gene encoding N-acetyl-gamma-glutamyl-phosphate reductase, whose translation MAVRAAVAGASGYAGGEILRLLAAHPEIEVGALTGNSNAGSRLGTLQPHLTPYADRVLEKTTVSALSGHDVVFLALPHGQSAEIANELGEDVLVVDCGADFRLSDAQAWQRFYGTPHAGTWPYGLPELPGARAALVGSKRVAVPGCYPTAVSLALVPAYAAGLAEPEAVVVAATGTSGAGKSLKPHLLGSEVMGSMSPYGVGGVHRHTPEMVQNLSAAAGERVSVSFTPTLAPMSRGILATCSARAKPGTGPEELRAAYEKAYQDEQFVTLLPEGEWPSTGSVYGSNTVLMQLALDEDAGRVLVVSAVDNLTKGTAGGAVQSMNIALGLPEGLGLPAAGIAP comes from the coding sequence ATGGCAGTACGAGCAGCGGTCGCGGGGGCGAGCGGATACGCGGGCGGCGAGATCCTGCGTCTGCTGGCCGCACATCCCGAGATCGAGGTGGGGGCGCTCACCGGCAATTCCAACGCTGGCAGCCGGCTCGGCACGCTTCAGCCGCACCTGACGCCGTACGCGGACCGGGTGCTGGAGAAGACCACGGTCTCGGCCCTGTCGGGCCACGACGTCGTCTTCCTCGCGCTGCCGCACGGACAGTCCGCCGAGATCGCGAACGAGCTGGGAGAGGACGTGCTCGTCGTGGACTGCGGCGCCGACTTCCGCCTCTCCGACGCACAGGCGTGGCAGCGCTTCTACGGCACACCTCACGCCGGCACCTGGCCGTACGGCCTTCCTGAGCTGCCCGGGGCCCGAGCCGCGCTGGTGGGGTCCAAGCGCGTCGCGGTCCCGGGCTGTTATCCGACCGCCGTCTCCCTGGCGCTCGTCCCCGCCTACGCGGCAGGGCTGGCGGAGCCGGAGGCCGTCGTGGTCGCGGCGACCGGCACCTCGGGTGCCGGCAAGTCGCTCAAGCCGCACCTTCTCGGCAGCGAGGTGATGGGTTCGATGAGCCCGTACGGCGTCGGCGGCGTACACCGGCACACGCCGGAGATGGTGCAGAACCTCTCGGCGGCGGCCGGGGAACGCGTCAGCGTCTCCTTCACACCGACGCTCGCCCCCATGTCACGCGGCATCCTCGCCACGTGCAGCGCACGGGCCAAGCCGGGCACCGGGCCGGAGGAGCTGCGTGCCGCGTATGAAAAGGCCTACCAGGACGAGCAGTTCGTCACGCTGCTCCCGGAGGGGGAGTGGCCGTCGACGGGGTCCGTATACGGCTCGAACACCGTCCTGATGCAGCTCGCCCTCGACGAGGACGCGGGCCGCGTCCTCGTCGTCAGCGCCGTCGACAACCTCACCAAGGGCACGGCGGGCGGCGCCGTGCAGAGCATGAACATCGCCCTCGGGCTGCCCGAGGGGCTGGGGCTGCCCGCGGCAGGGATCGCGCCGTGA
- the argJ gene encoding bifunctional glutamate N-acetyltransferase/amino-acid acetyltransferase ArgJ — protein sequence MSVTAAKGFTAAGIAAGIKDSGGEDLALVVNNGPCRAAAGVFTENRVKAAPVLWSQQVLKGGRVSAVVLNSGGANACTGPLGFQDTHATAEQAAAALGHSAAEVAVCSTGLIGTRLPMDKLLPGVDAAAGRLSEHGGEKAALAIKTTDTVHKTAVAQGSSGWTVGGMAKGAGMLAPSLATMLVVLTTDADLDSAALDEALREATRTTFDRIDSDGCLSTNDTVLLLASGAAEVVPDRGEFAEALRSVCDDLAQQLIRDAEGASKDIRVEVRGAASEADAVEVGRSIARNNLLKCAVHGEDPNWGRVLSAIGTTGATFEPDRIDVAVNGVWVCQNGSVGEDRDKVDMRYREVRITADLAAGSQSAVIWTNDLTADYVHENSAYSS from the coding sequence GTGAGCGTGACAGCGGCGAAGGGGTTCACGGCTGCGGGCATCGCGGCCGGTATCAAGGACAGCGGGGGAGAGGACCTGGCGCTGGTCGTCAACAACGGGCCGTGCCGTGCGGCCGCCGGCGTGTTCACCGAGAACAGGGTCAAGGCCGCGCCGGTGCTCTGGTCGCAGCAGGTGCTCAAGGGCGGCCGCGTCTCGGCCGTCGTGCTCAACTCCGGTGGCGCCAACGCCTGTACGGGCCCGCTCGGCTTCCAGGACACGCATGCCACGGCGGAGCAGGCCGCCGCCGCCCTCGGCCACAGCGCGGCCGAGGTGGCCGTCTGCTCGACGGGTCTCATCGGCACGCGGCTGCCGATGGACAAGCTCCTGCCGGGAGTCGACGCCGCCGCGGGCCGGCTCTCCGAGCACGGCGGGGAGAAGGCCGCCCTGGCGATCAAGACCACCGACACGGTGCACAAGACGGCCGTGGCGCAGGGCTCCAGCGGGTGGACGGTCGGCGGGATGGCCAAGGGAGCGGGCATGCTCGCACCGTCCCTGGCCACCATGCTGGTGGTGCTGACCACCGATGCCGACCTGGACTCCGCCGCTCTCGACGAGGCGCTGCGCGAGGCCACCCGCACCACGTTCGACCGCATCGACTCCGACGGCTGCCTCTCCACCAACGACACGGTGCTGCTGCTCGCCTCCGGCGCCGCCGAAGTCGTCCCCGACCGGGGGGAGTTCGCCGAGGCCCTGCGGTCCGTCTGCGACGACCTGGCCCAGCAGCTCATCCGCGACGCCGAGGGTGCCTCGAAGGACATCCGCGTCGAGGTCAGGGGAGCGGCGAGCGAGGCCGACGCCGTCGAGGTCGGACGCTCCATCGCACGGAACAATCTGCTCAAGTGCGCCGTGCACGGGGAGGACCCCAACTGGGGCCGCGTGCTCTCCGCGATCGGCACGACCGGCGCGACCTTCGAACCGGACCGGATCGACGTCGCCGTCAACGGCGTGTGGGTGTGCCAGAACGGTTCCGTCGGAGAGGACCGCGACAAGGTCGACATGCGCTACCGCGAGGTGCGCATCACCGCCGACCTCGCCGCCGGTTCCCAGTCCGCCGTCATCTGGACCAACGACCTGACGGCCGACTACGTCCACGAGAACAGCGCGTACAGTTCATGA
- the argB gene encoding acetylglutamate kinase, protein MTDSVHPTRRHTALPKARTLIEALPWLTRHNGKTVVIKFGGNAMVDQELKAAFAQDVVFLRQAGLRPVVVHGGGPQISAQLTRLGLESEFKAGLRVTTPETMDVVRMVLAGQVQRELVNLLNRHGPLAVGMTGEDAHLMAATKRYARVDGEVVDIGRVGDIDSIETGAVRALLDDGRIPVISSIARSADPSDGEDAAGEGGGVFNVNADTAAAALAAALGAETLMVLTDVEGLYADWPDSDEVISELTATELEKLLPELASGMVPKMEGCLHAVRNGVRTARVLDGRVPHSILLEIFTDEGIGTMVVPDKREGEPTP, encoded by the coding sequence ATGACCGATTCGGTGCATCCCACCCGCAGGCACACCGCGCTGCCCAAGGCGCGGACGCTCATCGAAGCCCTGCCGTGGCTCACGCGGCACAACGGCAAGACAGTCGTCATCAAGTTCGGCGGCAACGCCATGGTGGACCAGGAGCTGAAGGCCGCCTTCGCCCAGGACGTCGTCTTCCTGCGGCAGGCGGGCCTGCGTCCCGTCGTGGTGCACGGCGGCGGCCCGCAGATCAGTGCCCAACTGACCCGTCTCGGCCTGGAGTCGGAGTTCAAGGCGGGCCTGCGCGTGACCACGCCGGAGACGATGGACGTCGTACGGATGGTCCTCGCCGGGCAGGTCCAGCGCGAGCTGGTCAACCTCCTCAACCGGCACGGTCCGCTCGCCGTCGGCATGACGGGCGAGGACGCCCACCTCATGGCCGCGACGAAGCGCTACGCCCGCGTCGACGGCGAAGTGGTCGACATCGGCCGCGTCGGCGACATCGACAGCATCGAGACGGGAGCCGTGCGGGCTCTGCTGGACGACGGCCGCATCCCGGTCATCTCCTCCATCGCGCGCAGTGCCGACCCGTCCGACGGCGAGGACGCCGCGGGAGAGGGCGGGGGAGTCTTCAACGTCAACGCCGACACCGCCGCAGCGGCGCTGGCCGCCGCGCTCGGTGCGGAGACGCTGATGGTCCTCACCGACGTCGAGGGGCTGTACGCGGACTGGCCGGACAGCGACGAGGTCATCAGCGAACTCACCGCCACGGAGCTGGAGAAGCTGCTGCCGGAGCTGGCCAGCGGAATGGTCCCCAAGATGGAGGGCTGTCTGCACGCGGTACGCAACGGGGTCCGCACGGCACGCGTCCTCGACGGCCGCGTACCGCATTCGATCCTGCTGGAGATCTTCACCGACGAGGGCATCGGCACGATGGTCGTGCCGGACAAGCGCGAGGGAGAGCCGACGCCATGA
- a CDS encoding acetylornithine transaminase, which translates to MTTTEGRAGTPDRTATANSALTGRWQSSLTDNYGTPRIPLTHGHGSTLWDAQGTAYTDFVGGIAVNALGTAHDAVVRAVSDQIATLGHVSNLFIAEPPVELAERLLELSGRQGRVFFCNSGAEAVEAAVKAGRRTGRTHMVATEGGFHGRTMGALALTGQPAKQAPFEPLPGDVTHVPYGDAEALRAAVTTDTALVIVEPVQGENGIVVPPEGYLATARDITRATGTLLVIDEIQTGIGRTGHWFACQAQGVEPDIITLAKGLGGGLPLGATMFFGEAAGLLTPGQHGSTFGGNPVSCAAALAVLRTLEEEALPERAGRLGGRLRDGIWSIGHPLVEQVRGAGLLLGIVLTEPVAPHVQQAAQDAGFLVNAVAPDVVRLAPPLIVTEDEVDALVRALPAILDAADGGKQSR; encoded by the coding sequence ATGACCACCACGGAAGGAAGGGCCGGCACCCCGGACAGGACGGCCACCGCCAACTCCGCGCTCACCGGCCGCTGGCAGTCCTCCCTGACCGACAACTACGGCACGCCGCGGATACCCCTGACGCACGGTCACGGCTCCACGCTGTGGGACGCGCAGGGCACCGCCTACACCGACTTCGTCGGAGGCATCGCCGTCAACGCGCTGGGAACGGCGCACGACGCGGTCGTACGGGCCGTGTCCGACCAGATCGCCACCCTCGGGCACGTCTCGAACCTCTTCATCGCCGAGCCGCCCGTCGAACTCGCCGAGCGGCTCCTGGAGTTGTCGGGCCGTCAGGGCCGCGTCTTCTTCTGCAACTCCGGTGCCGAAGCCGTCGAAGCCGCGGTGAAGGCCGGGCGGCGCACGGGACGTACGCACATGGTCGCCACCGAGGGCGGATTCCACGGCCGCACCATGGGCGCCCTCGCACTGACCGGACAGCCCGCGAAGCAGGCACCGTTCGAGCCGCTGCCCGGTGACGTCACACACGTGCCCTACGGCGATGCCGAGGCGCTGCGCGCCGCCGTCACCACGGACACGGCGCTGGTCATCGTCGAGCCGGTGCAGGGGGAGAACGGCATCGTCGTGCCGCCCGAGGGATATCTCGCGACCGCCCGCGACATCACGCGTGCCACCGGGACGCTCCTCGTCATCGACGAGATTCAGACAGGTATCGGACGTACCGGCCACTGGTTCGCCTGCCAGGCGCAGGGTGTGGAACCGGACATCATCACCCTGGCCAAGGGCCTGGGCGGCGGTCTCCCTCTCGGCGCGACCATGTTCTTCGGGGAGGCGGCGGGGCTGCTGACACCGGGTCAGCACGGCTCCACGTTCGGCGGCAACCCGGTCTCGTGCGCTGCGGCGCTCGCCGTGCTGCGGACCCTCGAAGAGGAGGCACTGCCCGAGCGCGCGGGGCGGCTCGGGGGCCGGCTGCGTGACGGGATCTGGTCGATCGGACATCCGCTCGTCGAGCAGGTCCGCGGAGCGGGACTGCTGCTGGGTATCGTGCTCACCGAGCCCGTCGCACCGCATGTGCAACAGGCGGCTCAGGATGCGGGGTTCCTGGTCAACGCGGTCGCGCCGGATGTCGTACGGCTCGCGCCGCCGCTGATCGTCACCGAGGACGAAGTGGATGCTCTCGTCCGCGCCCTCCCCGCCATCCTGGACGCCGCGGACGGCGGGAAGCAGAGCCGATGA
- a CDS encoding arginine repressor — translation MTEGYAQEQELGSGYGGQAVPQTRTARHRRIVDILSRQPVRSQSQLAKLLADDGLSVTQATLSRDLDELGAVKIRNTGGELIYAVPSEGGDRTPKAPLGESASEARMARLAGELLISAEASANLVVLRTPPGAAQFLASAIDQAGVHDIIGTIAGDDTLLLISRAPDGGQALAGHLLNLAQKEH, via the coding sequence ATGACCGAGGGTTACGCGCAGGAGCAGGAGCTGGGCAGCGGTTACGGGGGCCAGGCCGTACCGCAGACCCGCACGGCCCGGCATCGCAGGATCGTCGACATCCTCAGCCGGCAGCCCGTGCGCTCGCAGAGCCAGCTCGCCAAGCTCCTCGCGGACGACGGGCTCTCCGTCACGCAGGCCACGCTCTCCCGCGATCTGGACGAGCTGGGCGCGGTGAAGATCCGCAACACCGGCGGTGAGCTGATCTATGCCGTCCCCAGCGAGGGCGGCGACCGTACGCCCAAGGCACCGCTGGGCGAGTCGGCGAGCGAGGCGCGCATGGCCCGCCTCGCGGGCGAACTCCTCATCTCCGCCGAGGCGTCGGCCAATCTGGTCGTCCTGCGGACACCGCCCGGCGCCGCGCAGTTCCTCGCCTCGGCCATCGATCAGGCGGGCGTCCACGACATCATCGGCACCATTGCCGGTGACGACACGCTCCTGCTCATCAGCCGCGCCCCCGACGGCGGGCAGGCCCTGGCGGGACATCTGCTGAACCTGGCTCAGAAGGAGCACTAG
- a CDS encoding aminoglycoside phosphotransferase family protein: MNTGQMHPGMHPIDDDLVRRLLAGQFPRWAGLAVERWPSGGTVNAMYRLGDDMVVRLPLVQGGAGDVLLEREWLPRVAHQLPTRVPEVLGAGEPAQGYPWPWSVYLWLAGEHPEPGALSQPVPLAEDLAAFVAAMRSIVLPDAPQAHRGGPVASLDDETQAAIKELRGIPEEDVDCDAAAAVWEEALRASGWEGPPVSLHGDLMPGNLLVEGGRLTAVIDFGCMGTGDPACDLFPAWNLLPRDAREVFRKALGVDDAAWIRGRGRTLSQALIALPYYRSTNPAMAHNARHVIRTVLDEG; this comes from the coding sequence ATGAACACGGGGCAGATGCATCCCGGTATGCATCCCATCGACGACGACCTTGTACGCCGGCTGCTCGCCGGGCAGTTCCCCCGGTGGGCGGGGCTGGCGGTGGAGCGGTGGCCGTCCGGCGGCACGGTCAATGCCATGTACCGGCTGGGCGACGACATGGTCGTACGCCTGCCGCTGGTGCAGGGCGGGGCCGGAGACGTGTTGCTGGAGCGGGAGTGGCTGCCCCGCGTCGCGCATCAACTGCCCACGCGCGTCCCTGAGGTGCTCGGCGCCGGGGAGCCCGCTCAGGGGTATCCGTGGCCGTGGTCGGTGTACCTGTGGCTCGCGGGCGAGCATCCCGAACCGGGTGCGCTGAGCCAGCCGGTACCGCTGGCCGAGGATCTGGCCGCGTTCGTGGCGGCGATGCGGAGCATCGTCCTGCCCGACGCGCCCCAGGCGCACCGGGGCGGGCCTGTCGCCTCCCTGGACGACGAGACCCAGGCGGCCATCAAGGAGCTGCGCGGTATCCCCGAAGAGGACGTGGACTGCGATGCCGCAGCCGCCGTATGGGAGGAGGCGCTGAGGGCTTCCGGCTGGGAGGGGCCGCCGGTGTCGTTGCACGGCGATCTGATGCCGGGCAACCTGCTGGTCGAGGGCGGCAGGCTGACCGCGGTGATCGACTTCGGGTGCATGGGGACGGGGGATCCGGCCTGCGATCTGTTCCCGGCGTGGAATCTGCTGCCGCGCGATGCGAGAGAGGTCTTCCGCAAGGCGCTCGGCGTGGACGACGCGGCCTGGATCCGGGGCCGGGGCCGGACACTGTCGCAGGCACTGATCGCGCTGCCCTACTACCGGAGTACGAACCCCGCGATGGCGCACAACGCCCGGCACGTCATCCGGACGGTGCTGGACGAAGGGTGA